CGCTGAGCATGGTCTGCTGGACCTTCGCGTTGGGCCACAGCTGGTCCATGAAGGGCACGGTGCGGTTGTCCGCGACGTAGGTGGTGAGTTCGGCGAGCCCGGGGTCGACGGCGGTGCCGGCGCCGGGGAGGGTCGGCAGGCTGCCCTGCGCCTCGTTGAAGATCTTCATGCCCGCCGGCGACATGACGAAGGTGACGAACTTCAGCGCGAGGTCCCTGTTCTTGGCCTTGGCGTTGATGCCGTAGCCGGCACCGGCGGCGGCCGGCATGACGAACTCGGCCGGGTTGTCGGTGGCCGGGAGCGCCTTCATGGTGAACGTGCCGGCCGGGTTCTTCTGCTTGAGCAGGCCGATGATCCAGTTGCCCTGGATGATGCCGAGCGTCTTCCCGGTCGCGGCCAAGGTCTGGCTGGCTTCGTAGCTGGTGCCGAGCGGGTCCCTCTGGAAGCAGCCGGCGGTGTTCATCTCCTGGTACTTCGCCATCGCGGTCGTCCACGGCGAGCCGGCGAAGCTGGTCCGGCCGGCGGCGAGCTTGGTGTCGAAGTCCCGGTCGGCGCCGTAGACGGTGGTGGCGGTCAGCGCGTAGAGGGCGATCTGGGTGACCCAGTTGTCCTGGATGCCGAGCGCGAACGCCGGGGTGCCCTTGCCCGCGGCGTCCCGGCAGAAGGTGAGCAGTTCGGTCCAGGTGCCCGGCGCCGTCAGTCCGGACTGCGCGAGTGCCTGGTCGTTGTAGACGGCGCCGATGCCGTTGAGCCCGAACACCGCGTTGTAGGTCTTGCCCTCGTACCGGGCGACCTTCTGGAACGACTCCGGCAGCTGCCCGGCCCACGGCTGGTCGGACAGGTCGAGCAGGTAGCCGGGCTCGGCGATGACGTAGGTGGCGCCGGGGTTGCCGTTGCCGGGCCAGACGGTCATCACGTCCGGTGCGGTGCCGGAGGACAGCTGGGTGCGGATCTGCTGCTGGTACTGGTCGGCGCCGCTGGTGGTGAGGTTGACGGTGACGCCGGGGTTGGCGGCCTTGAACGCGTCGACGACCTTCTCGATCGATCCCTGGTCGACCGACGCGATGGTCAGGGTGGTGCCGTCACCGGCGCCGGCGTTGGTGCCGCCGGAACAGCCGGCCAGCAGGGCCACGGCGGCGGCCGCCGTGAGTAGACGTGTGCGCATGGTTCTCCCTCGTGGAGATGGTTTCAGGCGGTGAAGGTGTAACGGCCGGACGTCAGCCGCAGGGCGAGGCCCGTGGCTTCCGGTTCGGCCCGGAGCACCCCGTCCGCCTCGGCGGCGGGCACCGTGCCCTCGTGCACGCCGCCGGGGTCGGAGGTGGGGATGTGCAGTTCGGCGGTGCATCCCGGCGGTACCGTGACGGTCACGGTGAGCCGGTCGTCCTCGCGGGACCAGCCGCAGGCCACGAGGCCGCGCGCGGTCTCCTGCTCGGCGTGCGCGCGGGTGAGGTGCCCGCCCGGGGTGGGACGCAGCAGCAGCTCGGAGTAGGCGACCGAACCGGCCGTCTGGTCGATGCCGGCGACGCGGCCGTAGAGCCAGTCACCGACGCTGCCCAGGCTGTAGTGGTTGAACGAGTTCATCGCCGCGGACTGGAAGCCGCCGTGGTCGGTCCAGCCGTCCCAGCGCTCCCAGATCGTGGTGGCGCCGTGCCGGATCGAGTACCCCCACGACGGGTACTCCCGCTGGTGCAGCAGGGCGTAGGCGAGGTCGGCGCGGCCGTGGTCGGTCAGCACCGGGCACAGCAGCGGCACGCCGACGAAGCCGGTGGTCAGCCGGTTGCCGCGGTTCTCGATGTCGGCGGCCAGGTGCGCGACGGCGTCGCCGACCAGGGCCGGCGGGAGCAGGCCGAACCCGATCGCCAGCAGGTACGCGGTCTGGGTGCCACCCTTGACGCTGCCGTCGTCACCGACGAACGCGTCCTGGAACGCCCGGGTGATCGCGGCGTGCAGCTGCCGCCACCGTGCCGACGGTCTGCCGAGCACGTCGGCCGCCTCGGCCACGATCTGCGTGCTGCGCGCGAAGTACGCGGTCGCCAGCACGTCGCGAGGTGTGTCGGCGTCGATCTGCAGCCAGTCACCGTAGGAGTTGCCGGTGCGGTGCTGCCAGAGCAGGCCGGGGTTGTGCCGGTGGATGTGGTCGATCCAGGCGGTCATCGCGTCGAAGCAGCGTTCCAGGGTGCGCCGGTCGCCGTAGGTGCGCCACAGCAGCCACGGGATGATCACCCCGCCGTCGCCCCAGGCGGGTGCGCCCTCCCGCTCGAAGGCGATGATCGGGGCCACGTCACGGAACGCGCCGTCGTCGTCCTGGCCGTCGACGACGTCGCGCAGCCAGCGGGCGAAGAACGCGGACACGTCGGCGTTGCGGGTCGCGGTCGGTGCGAACACCTGCGCGTCGGCGAGCCAGCCGAGCCGCTCGTCGCGTTGCGGGCAGTCGGTGGGGACCGCGACGAAGTTGCCGCGCTGCCCCCAGCCGATGTTGGCGTGCAACCGCATGACGGCCGGGTCGTCGCAGTCGAAGGTTCCGGTCCAGGGGGTGTCGCTGTGCAGGACCCGCGCGGTCACGTCGCCCGGTGCCAGCTCGCCGGGGTACCCGCTGATCTCGGCGTACCGGAAGCCGTGGACGGTGAACTGCGGCTCGAACACCTCGCCGTCGCCGCCGGCGCTGACGTAGGTGTCGGTGGCGGCGGCCCGGCGCAGGTTCAGCGTGTACGGCTCGCCGTCGGCGAGCACCTCGGCGTGCCGCACCACGATCCGCCGGCCGGCGGTGCCGCCGTGGACGCGCAACCGGATCCGGCCGACGAGGTTCTGCCCGAAGTCGACGACGAACCGGCCCGGCTCGCGCCGGTCCACCGATACGGCCGGCAGCTGTGTGACGACCCGGATCGGCGCGTCCGGTTCGGCGACCAGCGGGCCGGGTGCGGTGTCGAGCACCGCGACCGGGCGGTTGCCCGTCACGCCGCGGCGGGCGTCGACGTACTGGCCCATCATCAGGTCGGCGGACCGGACCGGGCCGTCGCTCTCGGTCCAGTCGCCGCCGGTGGCGATGACCCGCTGCGAGCCGTCCGCGAAGTCCAGTACCAGCTGGGCGAGCAGGCCGGGCGCGGCACCGTAGTGGCGGGCCGGGCGGCGCGGGTCGAAGCCGACGTAACCGCTCCACCAGCCGTCGGCGACGACGGCGGTGATGGTGTTGTCGCCGGTGCGCAACTGCTCTGTCACGTCGTAGGTCTGGTACTGGATGCGGTGGTGGTACTCGGTCCAGCCCGGGGCGAGTTCCCGGTCGCCGACGCGCTCGCCGTTGAGGTACGGCTCGTAGACGCCCCGGGCGGTGGCGTGGAGCCGGGCCCGCACCGGTCGCCGTGCCAGCCGGAACTCGTGCCGGAGGTACAGTGCCGCCTCCGCCGGGCCGGGCGAGATCAGGTCGTCGTCGGTCGGCGGGTCCACCGGTGGCAGCGCGACGGGGTCGCGGCCGATCCACACCGCGGTCCAGTCCTCGCGGTGCAGCAGGCCGGTCTCGAACCAGGTCTGCGCGGTCGCGGCGGGCGCGCCGGTGTCGTCCCAGACCTCGACGCGCCAGTGGTAGCGGGTGGCCGAGCGCAGCGCCGGTCCGTCCCAGTCGATCAGCAGCGTCTCGCCGCCGGCCCGGCGACCGCTGTCCCACAGCAGGCGCGCGGGCGTGTCCAGGTCGTCGGCGCGTGCGGCCGCGGTGATCCGGTAGGCGCTCTGTGCCGCGCCGCGCCGTGCGTCGCGCAGCTTCCAGGACAGCCGGGGGCTGGTCTCGCCGAGGCCGAGGGGCTCGGTGCGCTGTTCCGTCTGCAGGCCGTAAACGATCATCCTTTGAGTCCTCCGGCGAATCCGTTGATGATGCTGCGCTGCAGGGCCAGGTAGACCGCGAGGACCGGGACGATGCTGATCAGCAGGGCGGCGAAGATGAGGTTCCAGTCGGAGACGAACTGCCCGACGAAGCCGGCCACCGCGACCGGCATGGTCTGCTGGGTGCTGCCGGACAGGTACAGCAGCGGGGTGAAGAAGTCGTTCCACACGCTGACGGTGTTGAGCACGAGCGCGGTCACGGTGATCGGCTTGAGCATCGGCAGGACGACGTACCGGAAGGCGCTCAGCGGCCCGCAGCCGTCGAGGGTGGCGGCCTCCTCGAAGTCGCGCGGCAGCGCACGCAGGAAGCCGACGTAGAGGAACGTCGTGAACGGCACCTGCAGGCCGGCGTAGAACAGCACCAGCGACCAGATCGAGCCGAGCAGTCCGAGGTCGCGAACCGTCTGGTAGAGCGGCAGGGCGGCGAGCTGGAACGGCAGGATCAGGCCGAGCATGATCAGCAGGAACGTGCCGCGGGACCAGCGCGCGGTGGACCGGGCGAGCGGGTAGGCGGCCAGCGACGACACCGCGAGGATGATCACGACGCTCACCGCGGTCACCACGACGCTGTTGATCAGGGCACCGCCGAGGCCGCCCTCCTGCCAGGCCTGGGTGAAGTTGTCGAGCGTCGGTGAGGTGGTCGGGCTGACCGGCGACGAGGTGTCCGAGGGGTCCCGGACCGCGAGGTTGACCAGCACGTAGACCGGGAAGGCGAAGATCAGGGCCACGAAGATCATGACCATTTCGAGCACGAGGGTACGGCGTGAGTAGCGGTTCATGACGCCGCCTTCTCGTTGCGGTTGAGGACGGCGTACTGGCCGGCGGAGGCGACGGCGACGATCGCGGTGAGGACCACGGCGAGCGCGATGCTGTAACCGAACTCGCCGAGCGTGAACGCGTCCTTGTAGATCAGCGTGGAGATGGTGTCGGTGGCATGCCCGGGTCCGCCGCCGGTGAGCGCGTACACCTGGTCGAAGAGTTTGATCCCGCCGATGATCGACAGCATCAGGTTGATCGTGATGGCCGGTGCCAGCAGCGGGCGGATGATCGACCAGAAGCGGCGGACCGGCCCGCTGCCGTCGATCGCGGCCGCCTCGTAGATCTCCTTCGGCACCGACTGCAGCCCGGCCAGGAAGATCACCATGGAGTAGCCGGCGAACTGCCAGACCACGACCAGGACGATCATCCAGAGCGCGAGTTCCGGGTCGCCGAGCCAGTTCTGCCGCCAGGCGCCCAGGCCGACGGCGCCGAGCAGGCTGTTGACCGCGCCGTCCGGGCCAAGCAGGTTGCGCCAGAGGTAGGCGGTGACGATGGGGGTGATCACGGCCGGGGCGAACAGCAGGGCCCGCAGCACGTTACGGCTCTTGATCATCGTGTTGACGCCGAGCGCCAGCAGCAGCCCGATGCCGTTCTGGATGACGGTGATCGCAACGGCGATGACCAGCGTGTGCCAGACGGCCTGCAGCGCGTCCGGGTCGTCGGCCATGGCGGTGAAGTTGTCCAGCCCGATGACCGCGAAGTCCGGGTCGAGGCCGTCCCAGTCGGTGAAGGCGTAGTAGACCCCCCGGGCGCTGGGGACCAGCACCACGAAGGCGAACAGCAGCATTGCCGGGACGGCGAACCACCAGGGTGGTGCGGCCTGACCCCGACGGGATCGAAACATCACCGCAGTGCGATCCGATCGTCGGTCGTGCCCATCGGTTGTCACGGGAAACCGCCTTGCTGAATCGTTTCAGGATCGGTCGGAGCACCACGGGACCCGGCCGGCCCGCCAGTGCCGTCCGGCCGCCGGGGTGACGTGGGTAACGTTTTCCGAATGTTTCGCCGACCTTACGAGCGCGTGCCAAACAGCGTCAAGAGGTTCGCGGTCTCGAATCTCGGCGTGGGCGCCGCCACCGGACCCGGTGCCCACCCCCGCTCCGGGCCGGGATTCGATGATCTCTATGGTGGATAACGTTTCACTAAGCAGGGAGCGCGCATGCCCGAAGGACCCGCCGTCGCCCGACGGGTGACGATCGTCGACGTGGCCTGCCGGGCGGGCGTGTCGACCACCGCGGTGTCGCGGACGCTGCTCGCGCGGCAACACCCGCCCACCGCCGTCTTCGCGGGCGCGGACGTCGTCGCCCCGGGCGTCCTCGACGCCCTCACCGAGGCCGGCCGGTCCGTGCCCGGCGACGTGTCCGTGCCCGGCGACGTGTCCGTGCCCGGCGACGTCTCCGTCGCCGGATACGACAACATCGCCCTGGCCGCGTTCCGCGCGATCTCCCCGACGACCGTGGACCAGGACGGGCACCGCATCGGTGTCACCGCGGCAGAGCCGCTGCTCGCGCATCGCCGAGCCGGCCCGGGCGAGCGCGCGGGTGAAGCTCTCCCCCACCGCGGTCCCGCGGGCATGACAGCCCCACCGCGCTGATCAGTACGCTGTGCCCAACGCCGAACCGTAGAGGAGACCAGGTGGTCAAGCCCGCGCCCCGACGCGTCACCATCGTCGACGTCGCGCGCCACGCCCAGGTGTCCACCACCGCCGTGTCCAAGGTGCTGCGCAACGCCTACGGCGCCAGCCCGGCCATGCGCGCCAAGGTGCAGCAGGCGATGACGGAGCTCGGCTACCGGCCGCACGCCGCCGCACGCGGGCTGCGCGGGCAGACGTACACCATCGGCGTGATGCTCCCCGAGCTGCGCAACCTGTTCTTCGCCGACATCCTCGACGGGATCACCGCCCAGCTCGGCGACACCGACTACCAGGTACTGCTCGCGCCCGGCTGCAACGGCGAGAAGGCCGAGGCCCGGGTCATCGACGCGATGATCGACCGCAGCATGGACGGCCTCGTCCTCATCGCCCCGGTCTCGGCCCGGAGCCGCCTGAACGAGGTGGCCCGCACCGTACCGACCGTGGTCGTCGGCCGGCACGGCTCCTCCCCCGCCTACGACACCGTCACCGACGACGACATCGCCGGCGCCGCCCTGGTCGTCGACCACCTCGTCAGCCTCGGCCACCGCCGCATCGCGCACATCGAACACCACGAGACCGACCGGGTCCGCCTCGCCGAGATGCCCAACGCCCAGCGTGCCCGCGGCTACCGCGACGCGATGATCGCCCATGGCCTCGAGGACGAGATCGACATCGCCTCCACCAGCTACACCCATGACGGCGGACACCTCGGCGCCCGGCAGCTGCTCGACCGGCCGCGCCGCCCGACCGCGATCTTCGCGGGTGCCGACGTCGTCGCCCTCGGCGCCCTCGAGGCGGTCGCCGAGGCCGGGCTGACGGTGCCCGGCGACATCTCGGTCGCCAGCTACGACAACAGTGCCCTCGCCTCGTTCGGGCCGATCTCGCTGACCAGCGTCGACCAGGACGGCCGGCAGATGGGCGTCGACGCAGCCCGCCTGCTCGTCGACCGGATCACCGACCGGCAACGCCGCACGGCCCAGGTGACGCTGTCACCCACGCTGGTCGTCCGGCGCACCACCGCGGCCGTCGAGGCGGCGCAGTGAGCATCATTACCGAGAACCGGCGGATCGACGGCCCGCACGGCGAGATCCCCGTACGTGTCTACCGGCCCGGCGGCGAGGCCGGCGCCGGCCTCGTCTGGGCGCACGGCGGCGCCTTCTTCGGCGGCGACATCGACATGCCGGAAAGCGACTGGGTCGCCCGGAGACTCGCCGAGCGGGGAATCACGGTCGTGAGCGTGGACTACCGCCTCGCACCGGTCCTGCCCGCGATGACCGGCAGCGGTGACGCGGACGCCGCACGCTTCCATTACCCGGTCGCGTCCGAGGAGGTCACCGCGGCGTTCACCTGGGCGACGACAGCACCGCTGCGCGTGCCGGGCTGGGCCCTCGGCGGTGCCAGCGCCGGCGCGAACCTCGCCGCCGGCGCCACACTGCGACTGCGCGACACCGGCCGGCCGATGCCCCGGGCCACGCTGCTGGTCTACCCGGTGCTGCACGCGACGCTGCCGGCGATGTCCGCCGAGCTGACCGCGAAGTTCATGACGCTGCCGGACCCGCACGCGGTGGGCCCGGAGACGATCAGCCGGATGAACCTCAACTACGTACGGGATCCCGCCGGTCTGGAGCAGCCGTACGCGTTCCCCGGCGGCCACGACCTCACCGGCATGCCCCCGACGTTCATCCTCAACTCCGACATCGATCCGCTGCGCGCGTCCGGGCAGCGGTTCGGCGCCGAACTCGTCGACGCCGGCGTCGACGTCCTGGTGATCCGTGAGCCCGGCGTCCGCCACGGCCACCTCAACGAACCGGACAACCCGGGCGCGCTCCGCAGCCTCGACCGGATGGCGAACTGGCTCCTGACACCGGCCCTGGGCGGGGTCACGGGCCGATCCGCGGCGCCCGGGCCGTCAGCGGCCGGCGTTGCGAGGCAGTGACGCGGTGCCACAGGCAGGTCGGTAGATCATCCGGTTGGAACAGCTCGCGAGGTTCCAGTTGGTCGCGAGGTACGAGCCGGCCGGCGGGTTGGGGTGGAAATAGTCGTTGACGTTGCAGTCCCAGTAGTAGTCGAGGTTGCCGTTCGGAGACGGGCACACGTTGCTGCGGTAGCCGTCCGAGCGGGGACCGCCGTCCTTGTAGCACATGACGTCCGCGTCGTCGTTGCAGTGGCCGGCACCGGAGCCGTTGGGTGTGCCCGGGAGTACCGCGCCCATCGAGTGCCCCTGCTCGTGCAACATGTACGTGAACGGGCACCGGCCGGTGACCACCGCGACGCCCGGCGCGTTGTTCACGCTGTTCTCGACGCCGGGGCGCGCGTCCCCGGAACCGAAGGCGACACCGCCACCGCAGCCCCCGTCGCCCCAGTAGACGACGTTGTCCTGACCGGTGGCCCGCAGGCCCTGCCGCGCGATCTCCTGGTCGATGGCACCGATGTTGCCGTCGTTGGTGCTGCTGCGCACCACGCGGACCGCGGGCTGGCCGGTGTTGTCGCACACGACCCGCAGCGACAGGTCCCCGCCGTACTCCGCGGCGCGGTTGGACACCATGGCGTTGGACTCGAGGAAGTGCTGCCGCATGAGCGGGACCATCGTCGCCGACGCGTCGCGGCCGCCCGCGGGGATCATGTAGACGAGCTGGATGCGGTACGAGTCGGTAGCGCAGTGGTGCGCCCGCGCGGCGAGCGCGGCCGGCTCCTTCGCGGCTACCGTGAGCGAGTCACGGGTGCCCCTGTCCGCTGCGGTCGGGGCGTCGAGGTGCGCGATCCGGTCACCGTACGGCGTGCGCAGCTTGAACTGCCCGTCGCCCATCGCGCACACGCGGTCGCCCAGGCGGCGGTCGGGGGTGAACTCGGCACCACGTCGACAGCGGTCCAGGTCCGCGGACGAGTGATCGTGCGCGTCCGGAGCGGGCCCGGCCCGGCCCTGGTCAGCGACGACGGCAGCGGCCGGGGCGGCCGTTCCGGGCACTCCGAGGGCGGACGCGGTGATCACACCGGCCGCGATCGTCACGAGCAGTTTCTTGATGTGCACTTCGACCTCCGAGGTTGATCGGCACGGTGGGTGGACGGGCTCTCCCGCACCTGGATCGGGTGACGGAACACGCCCGTGCCGCACCGGATGAGCGAGCGAGAGCAGTCGCTTCCAAAACCGTTTTCGGAAGGCGGTGGATCAGCCGATGGAAGGCATGGTCAGTGCTTCGGCCTGGATCACCGCCGGTTCGTGGCGCATCGACTTTTGTCGATTGCAAACGTTTTCGGGACTATAGCGCCATATGGGCAAGTCCCACAACCATGCACATCTGTCAATGCCTGTCGAAGCTGCGCCGCTCGCCCTGGGCCGCGCCGGTGACCCGGCCACGCCGCCGCGACGGATCGGATCCTGGCCGCCTGCCGCCTGCCGGGAGCGTCGTCCCATGTCGGCCTCGGGCCGCCGGTCCCGCCGTGACCCGCACCGTCACGATGACGATGGCTCAATGGTCAGGTCGACTGCCGGTCTTGCCGAGATCGTCAACCGCGGGTGTCGACGGGGCACCGAACGATGCCGCGTAGTCGCTGGGGGTGTACCCGAAACGCTGCCGGAACGCGCGGGTGAGATGTGCGTGGTCGGCGAACCGCCACCGTGCGGCGATCGTCGAGAGCGCGAGGCGCCGGCCGGGCGAGGCGAGCGCCCGGTGGACCTGCTCCAGTCGTTGATCACGGATGTAGGCACTCGCCGATCGGCCCTCCGCGGCGAAGGCCCGCTGAAGCGTGCGGACGGAGACGTTCAGCTCACCGGCCAGGGTCATCGGGGTCAGATCGGGATCGGTGAGGCGCCTGTCGGCGAGCCGGCGCGCCGCGTCGGCGAGCGCGGCGCCCAGCCGGGGTTCCGTCTCGTCCAGGCCGCCGAGGCACGCCGCACGGGCCAACTCGACGAGGGTCTCGCGGGCGGCGTCGATCCCCGCCGGCCCCAACCCCGCGACGGTCCGCTGGACCAGGGTGGCGTGCGCCGTCAGCAGCCGCACCTCGGCCGTGTCGGCCGGTCCGTCCGCCGGCTGGCCCCGCGTCATCGCCCCGAGGGCCGAGGACGGGACCACGAGCACTTGACCGACCGAGCCCGGCGCCGCGGCGAAGTGCGACAACCGGCCGGCCTGCACCGTGAACCTGCCGCCCCGTACCACCTGCTCCGCGCCGTTCCTGAGCCCGAGCCGCCACTCGCCCCTGCGCACGATCCACAGCCGGACGTGGTCGTCGACGGCGACGGAACGGCCCGTCGTCCGCAGGGCCGTGGAGCTCTCCAGGGTGTTGAACAGGACGTCGCGGACGCTGAACCCGCGCGAGCGGACGCGAAAGTCAGCCACCGTCGCCCGGCTGAACGGCGTCACCGGGAACCGGCTCCCGAGTCGGGACCTCCACTCCCGGACGAAGTCCCGGTGAGCGTTCGAGCCGTGCACATCGAGGTGAATCGTGCCGGTCATGGTGTCGCGTATCTTCAATCCGTCGTGACGTGCCGTTACAAGCGCATCCGGCCGCGGGGTTCATAGCATCTCCAGCGTAGATCAACCTATGCGTGGAGGTTCTCTCGTGAGCAAGGCTGTCGTGCTCGTGCACGGGGCTTGGCACGGCCCGTCCTGCTGGCAACCGCTGGTGGACGCCCTTGCCGGTGTTGACGTCCGGACCGTGGATCTGCCCAGTTCCGGTACCGACCCCGCGGCGCTGGGCGGGCTGGCCGAGGACGCCGCCGAGATCACGCGGGTGCTCGCCGGCATCGACGGACCCTCGATCGTGGTGGCGCACTCCTACGGCGGCGCGCCCGTCACCCAAGCCGTGGAAGCCGGCAGCGGCGTCGAGCACATCGTCTACGTCAGCGCGTTGCAGCTCGACGCCGGGGAATCCCTGCTCGGCCTGACCGGTGGACAGGTGCCGCCGTACTGGCGGGAACACGACGGATACGTCACCGTCGAGACGGCCGAACAGATCTTCTACGACGACCTGACTCCCGAGCGGACCGCGACCGCGCTGGCCGGGCTCCGGCTGCAGTCGCGGTCGTCACTGGAGCAGCCGGTGACCCGGGCCGCCTGGCGAGAGGTGCCCAGCAGTTATGTCGTGTGCAGCGATGACCGCTCCTTCCCTCCGCAGGCGCAGGAGATGCTGGCTCACCGGGCGGACACCGTGCACCACGTCGCGTCCGGGCATTTTCCCTTCCTGAGGGATCCCGAGGGGTTCGCCGCCCTGCTGCGCCCCCTGCTGTGACGAAGCCAGGCCGGTCGCTCCCGCGTGCACGCACGACACCGGCGAGCTGCGTGCCCACCGCGCCGTCCGGCCCTTGACCACCCGCGGGCAGGACTGTTGAGAAAGCAGTCGCTGTCGCCAGGCGGAGCCACCACACTGTCCGCGATGAGTGGCGATACCGGCGGATGGCACTACGCGAACCCGAACACCGTGCCCGGGGCGCTACAGCGGGGACTCGGCCGCGGCGCCCATCAGGTCGCGTCGACCTCGGACGCGTCAGACCTGGTCACGGCCTGTCTACGACGTGACTACCGCTGGGACCGGCAGGTCGATGAGCGCGATGTCTACCTGGCACGACTCGTCCGCGACCTGCGGATGCCGATCGCACCCGTCATTACCCGACTGTACGAAGCCCCGCCGCGCGACTCCGACGACGAGAACGCGTTCACGGTCGCCCTCGGGGTACTCGAGGCACTGGGCCGAGCCGACGTCGATGAGGCAGTCGAGGGCGTCCGCCGCTACGTCCGCCACGGCGCCCGTGAGCTACGCCGACGCCCGCCCGCGCCCGAGTTCCTCGACCTGGCCGAAGACCTCGCCGACAGGAGCACCGCGGGGCACGTGCACGGCGTCATCACAAAGCTGGGTGCACTCGCTCTTCCGGCTGCCCGCCGCTGGGCCGGCACGGCCGGTCACCCACTGACCTGGACGGGCCTGCGGCTAATGGCCGCCCACGGCGACGCCACGGACGTTCCGGCTCTGGTCGCCGGCTTGGATTGGCTGGACGCCCGCCCGGACGACCGGTGCGGTTACGACGAACTGGCCGGCGGCTTGGCCCGCATCGGCGGCCCCTCAGCCGCGACGACGCTACAGCGCCTGCACCGCCTGTGGTTCAGCCCGCACTCCTACGAACGGGCCTCCTGTCTACGCGCGCCGGCCACGCTCGACCCGGCCGGCGCGCAGCGCAAGATCATCGAAGGGCTGTGGGGACTGCGAGGCCGACGTCCGGCTACTGGCCGTGCAGCGAACGCCGCT
This genomic window from Catenuloplanes niger contains:
- a CDS encoding alpha/beta hydrolase, with amino-acid sequence MSKAVVLVHGAWHGPSCWQPLVDALAGVDVRTVDLPSSGTDPAALGGLAEDAAEITRVLAGIDGPSIVVAHSYGGAPVTQAVEAGSGVEHIVYVSALQLDAGESLLGLTGGQVPPYWREHDGYVTVETAEQIFYDDLTPERTATALAGLRLQSRSSLEQPVTRAAWREVPSSYVVCSDDRSFPPQAQEMLAHRADTVHHVASGHFPFLRDPEGFAALLRPLL